Proteins from one Patescibacteria group bacterium genomic window:
- the ligA gene encoding NAD-dependent DNA ligase LigA, producing the protein MTKAEAKIRIAKLKDEINHHRYLYHVLDRQEISDGALDSLKNELVELEKIFPEFLTPDSPTQRIGGLPLDKFTKVAHSKRVLSLVDAFSRSDIEDWRERNEKILKEKINDYYAELKLDGLTVVLTYKDGIFFRGATRGDGSVGEDVTNNLKTVESIPLKLKPIKGKTLPKIVEVRGEIVMHKNVFEKINKEQKKKGLPLFANPRNVAAGSIRQLDPKVTASRKLDCMTFELITDMGQKTHEDVHQLLLAMGFKTSIYSQRCQNLDQVEDFLKKWVNKRKKLPYQTDGAVIVVNDIIKERKLGHVGKAERWMLAYKFPAEQVTTKVLDIEIQVGRTGALTPVAILESVAVAGTTVSRATLHNQDEIDRLDVRIDDTVIIQKAGDIIPDIIQVLKKLRTGREKKFIFPDKCPVCGHSVSKQSGEVAYYCTNKKCYGQNVENIIHFVSKKGFNIDGLGNSIVAQLIDQGLVVSPADIFSLKAGDLEPLEGFAQTKANKLIEAINQAKQIELSNFIYALGIRHVGEETSILLAHYFGSISKITKANHQSLENVPDVGPEMAGSIVAWFEENKSLIDDILANGVKINNPKISSHKLAGKTFLFTGSMDIDRDEAKKMVRSTGAKVVSGVSKSLDYLVVGDKPGSKLAKAQEIDSIKIINESEFLKLIHPVK; encoded by the coding sequence ATGACAAAAGCTGAAGCAAAAATAAGGATAGCAAAGTTGAAAGATGAGATAAATCATCATCGCTATCTATACCATGTTTTGGACCGTCAGGAAATTTCTGACGGTGCTTTAGATTCTCTAAAAAATGAACTAGTGGAATTGGAAAAAATTTTTCCGGAATTTTTGACGCCTGATTCACCGACTCAGAGAATAGGTGGTTTGCCACTGGATAAATTTACCAAAGTAGCTCATTCCAAAAGAGTTTTGTCACTAGTAGATGCCTTTTCTAGAAGTGATATAGAAGATTGGCGGGAAAGGAATGAAAAGATTTTAAAAGAAAAAATAAATGATTATTATGCCGAGTTAAAATTGGATGGCTTGACGGTTGTTTTAACTTATAAAGACGGTATATTTTTTCGGGGAGCCACCAGAGGAGATGGTTCAGTAGGAGAAGATGTGACCAACAATTTAAAAACTGTAGAAAGTATACCTTTGAAACTCAAGCCAATAAAAGGTAAAACCTTGCCCAAGATTGTAGAAGTACGTGGTGAGATAGTGATGCACAAAAATGTGTTTGAAAAAATAAATAAAGAACAAAAGAAAAAAGGCTTGCCGCTTTTTGCCAACCCTAGAAATGTCGCCGCTGGCTCTATCAGGCAACTTGACCCCAAGGTGACGGCCAGCCGTAAGCTGGATTGCATGACTTTTGAGTTGATTACTGACATGGGACAAAAAACCCATGAGGATGTCCATCAGCTTTTGCTAGCTATGGGTTTTAAAACTAGTATTTATAGTCAAAGATGCCAAAACCTTGATCAAGTAGAGGATTTTCTCAAAAAATGGGTCAACAAACGCAAAAAATTGCCCTATCAGACCGATGGAGCAGTAATAGTGGTAAATGATATCATAAAGGAGCGAAAACTCGGTCACGTGGGCAAAGCAGAGCGTTGGATGCTGGCCTACAAATTTCCGGCGGAGCAGGTTACTACCAAGGTACTGGACATTGAAATTCAGGTCGGTAGGACGGGGGCACTAACGCCAGTAGCTATACTTGAGTCTGTTGCTGTGGCTGGTACTACTGTCTCCAGGGCTACTTTACACAATCAAGACGAGATAGATAGGCTTGATGTCCGAATAGATGATACGGTGATTATCCAAAAAGCTGGTGACATTATCCCAGATATTATCCAAGTCCTAAAAAAATTGAGAACCGGACGTGAAAAAAAATTTATTTTTCCAGATAAATGTCCAGTTTGTGGGCATAGCGTCAGTAAACAGAGTGGGGAGGTGGCTTATTATTGCACCAACAAAAAATGCTACGGCCAAAATGTAGAAAATATTATTCATTTTGTTTCCAAAAAAGGTTTTAATATTGACGGATTAGGCAATAGCATTGTGGCTCAGCTTATAGACCAAGGACTGGTGGTTTCACCGGCTGATATTTTTAGTCTCAAAGCTGGTGACTTGGAGCCTCTAGAAGGTTTTGCTCAAACAAAAGCCAATAAGCTTATTGAGGCTATCAATCAAGCCAAACAGATTGAGCTGAGTAATTTTATTTATGCACTAGGCATTCGTCATGTAGGTGAGGAGACTTCTATTTTACTGGCTCATTATTTTGGATCAATATCAAAAATTACCAAGGCCAATCATCAAAGCTTAGAAAATGTGCCAGATGTTGGGCCTGAAATGGCGGGCTCTATAGTAGCTTGGTTTGAAGAAAACAAATCCCTGATAGATGATATATTGGCTAATGGTGTAAAAATAAATAACCCAAAAATCTCTAGCCATAAATTGGCTGGTAAAACATTTTTGTTTACTGGTTCTATGGATATTGATAGGGACGAAGCCAAAAAAATGGTCAGGTCAACAGGTGCTAAAGTAGTCTCCGGAGTTTCCAAGAGTTTGGATTATTTGGTAGTAGGGGATAAGCCAGGATCAAAACTAGCCAAGGCTCAAGAAATAGATAGTATAAAAATCATAAACGAAAGTGAGTTTTTAAAATTAATTCACCCCGTCAAATAA
- the gatC gene encoding Asp-tRNA(Asn)/Glu-tRNA(Gln) amidotransferase subunit GatC — MKFEEKDLLHLADLAKLELSPEELKTYNEQLEDILSYIEKVNQLDLENIKESLSGAVDLDNGPRPDRVVESDKSIISQAGRLEGDYVLAPNVFEK; from the coding sequence GTGAAATTTGAGGAAAAAGATTTGCTTCATTTAGCTGATTTGGCCAAATTGGAGCTCAGTCCAGAGGAATTAAAGACTTACAATGAGCAGTTGGAAGATATTTTGTCTTATATAGAAAAAGTAAATCAGCTTGATTTGGAAAACATCAAAGAAAGCTTGAGTGGAGCGGTAGATCTGGACAATGGACCAAGGCCTGATAGGGTAGTGGAGTCTGATAAAAGTATTATTTCTCAGGCTGGTCGTTTGGAAGGTGATTATGTTTTGGCGCCTAATGTTTTTGAAAAATAA
- the gatA gene encoding Asp-tRNA(Asn)/Glu-tRNA(Gln) amidotransferase subunit GatA → MNLDKLTIDKIRKGLDAGDFSSEEITTAYLEQIKKDDTNSFISINEQAISEAKEADKKIKQGKASLFTGLPIAVKDVILVKGSQTTAGSKMLADYQATYTATAIQKLQKQSVVILGKTNCDEFAMGTSNENSAYGPVLNPRDKTRVPGGSSGGSAAAIAANLAPISLGTDTGGSVRQPAAFCGVVGLKPSYGRISRYGLIAMTSSLDQIGPFSNTVKDSAYLLQAMAGFDELDATSSRQEADDYIADIEKDVKSLRIGVPKEYFSDHLDKEIKQAIEAKIKVLEKEGFQIKQVSLPYTDYALAAYYLIVPAEVSSNLARYDGILYGLRPDKEMTLDHWYKTVRSQGFGAEVKRRIILGTFVLSAGYYDAYYKKAQKVRTLIKNDFAKAFDEVDVLLTPVTPSTAFKLGEKINDPLSLYLADIFTVGANIAGICGLAMPIAEDKDNLPIGLQLLAAPFKESNLFKLGNYIEKFTQLNKFK, encoded by the coding sequence ATAAATTTGGATAAACTTACAATAGATAAAATTCGCAAAGGTCTTGATGCTGGGGATTTTTCTAGTGAAGAAATAACCACAGCCTATTTGGAACAGATCAAAAAAGATGATACCAATTCTTTTATTTCGATAAATGAACAGGCAATCAGTGAAGCCAAAGAAGCGGATAAAAAAATAAAGCAAGGTAAAGCCAGTTTATTTACAGGTCTGCCCATTGCTGTCAAAGATGTGATTTTGGTAAAAGGTAGTCAAACTACAGCCGGTTCCAAGATGCTGGCAGATTATCAGGCTACTTATACAGCGACAGCTATTCAAAAACTACAGAAGCAGTCTGTAGTTATCTTGGGCAAAACCAACTGTGATGAATTTGCCATGGGTACTTCCAATGAAAATTCTGCTTATGGACCAGTTTTGAATCCACGAGACAAAACCAGGGTGCCTGGTGGCTCATCTGGTGGTTCAGCGGCGGCTATAGCTGCCAATCTGGCGCCAATATCACTGGGGACAGATACTGGAGGGTCAGTTCGGCAGCCGGCAGCTTTTTGTGGTGTGGTTGGCCTCAAACCAAGCTATGGTCGGATATCACGCTATGGTTTGATAGCAATGACTTCTTCTTTGGATCAGATTGGGCCGTTTTCCAATACAGTCAAAGACAGTGCTTATCTTTTGCAAGCTATGGCCGGGTTTGATGAGCTGGATGCTACCAGTTCCAGACAAGAGGCGGATGATTACATTGCTGACATAGAAAAGGATGTAAAAAGTCTGAGAATCGGAGTTCCTAAAGAATATTTTTCTGATCATCTGGACAAAGAAATAAAACAGGCAATAGAGGCCAAGATAAAAGTTTTGGAAAAAGAAGGTTTTCAAATTAAGCAAGTAAGCTTGCCTTATACTGATTATGCACTGGCCGCTTACTATCTAATAGTGCCGGCTGAAGTGAGCTCCAATTTGGCTCGTTATGATGGTATTTTGTATGGCCTTCGTCCTGACAAGGAAATGACACTGGATCATTGGTATAAGACTGTGCGCAGTCAGGGTTTTGGAGCAGAAGTAAAGAGAAGGATAATACTTGGTACTTTTGTTTTGTCAGCTGGATATTATGATGCTTATTATAAGAAAGCTCAAAAAGTCAGGACTTTGATAAAAAATGATTTTGCCAAAGCTTTTGATGAGGTGGACGTACTGCTTACACCTGTTACACCGAGCACAGCTTTTAAACTGGGAGAAAAAATAAATGACCCCTTATCTTTATATCTGGCAGATATATTTACAGTCGGGGCTAATATCGCTGGTATTTGCGGCTTAGCTATGCCGATTGCTGAAGATAAAGATAATTTACCTATTGGCCTGCAATTACTAGCTGCTCCTTTTAAGGAATCAAATTTATTTAAATTGGGAAATTATATAGAAAAATTCACCCAGTTAAATAAATTTAAATAA
- a CDS encoding DsbA family protein — MATGKIKERVADAVAHSYYRPWYKRGWVKTIFVLLIISFILAIFMAIKVIGQLSHINKGEIFNPELGIWMTGEDYLASQKLAADILTDDDPWLGAEEPIVNVVVYESFGCPFCKEDQVNIKSMIERFSPIVRFTVRDFPTEGIHPGVFEAHLAASCAFEQDRYWEYGAKLFENQNDFKIADLKTYAKELSLDSKQFDECLNSQKYSQEIRQDYAEGVEFGVEGTPTYVINGNMLPGTISYDLWEQIIGYIVSSQK, encoded by the coding sequence ATGGCAACCGGAAAAATAAAAGAAAGGGTAGCTGATGCAGTTGCCCACAGCTACTATAGGCCTTGGTACAAGAGAGGTTGGGTCAAGACAATTTTTGTTTTATTGATTATCAGTTTTATATTGGCGATTTTTATGGCCATCAAAGTAATTGGTCAGCTATCTCATATCAACAAAGGGGAGATATTTAATCCAGAGCTAGGCATATGGATGACTGGTGAGGATTATCTAGCTAGTCAAAAATTGGCGGCTGATATTTTGACTGATGATGACCCGTGGTTAGGAGCAGAGGAGCCAATTGTAAATGTAGTTGTCTACGAATCCTTTGGTTGTCCATTTTGTAAAGAGGATCAGGTCAATATCAAAAGCATGATTGAGAGATTTTCTCCGATTGTACGATTTACGGTTCGAGATTTTCCCACAGAAGGAATACATCCGGGAGTTTTTGAGGCTCATCTGGCGGCCAGTTGTGCTTTTGAGCAGGATAGATACTGGGAGTATGGGGCAAAACTTTTTGAGAATCAAAATGATTTTAAGATAGCTGATTTAAAAACTTATGCCAAAGAACTGAGCTTGGATAGTAAACAGTTTGATGAATGTCTGAATAGTCAAAAATATAGTCAGGAGATAAGACAGGATTATGCCGAGGGTGTTGAGTTTGGAGTTGAAGGCACACCTACTTATGTTATAAATGGCAATATGTTGCCGGGCACTATTTCTTATGATCTCTGGGAGCAAATTATAGGTTATATAGTATCATCACAAAAATAA
- the lgt gene encoding prolipoprotein diacylglyceryl transferase: MYFWQNYFPYPILVSFGPISIRFYGLILVIAIISASYVARKYLLKKSLINKEQFEDLAFWLIIFGLFGARFGHVVFFNFSYYLQNPQDIIKVWHGGLSIQGALLFGLMTAVFWARKNKISFWQLTDAVVPAVALGQSFGRWGNFFNQELYGQPVSWGIAIARVNRVIGYEYFNYFHPAFLYEFILNLCLFFVLRYFLWKKRFKKGTVTLLYFAGYFVIRFFMEFVRIDETPVVFGMRLPQMISLWGFIFVLFFVYYIHIDKRNRV, encoded by the coding sequence ATGTATTTTTGGCAAAATTATTTTCCTTATCCTATATTAGTATCATTTGGACCGATTAGCATTCGTTTTTATGGTCTGATTTTGGTCATAGCCATAATTTCGGCCAGCTATGTGGCTAGAAAATATTTACTTAAAAAATCCTTAATAAATAAAGAACAGTTTGAAGACTTGGCTTTTTGGTTGATAATTTTTGGATTATTTGGTGCTCGTTTTGGGCATGTTGTTTTTTTTAATTTTTCTTATTATTTACAAAATCCTCAGGATATTATCAAAGTGTGGCATGGCGGATTGTCTATACAAGGAGCATTACTTTTTGGCTTGATGACAGCTGTTTTTTGGGCCAGAAAAAACAAAATAAGTTTTTGGCAACTGACTGATGCAGTGGTGCCAGCTGTAGCTCTAGGACAATCTTTTGGCCGTTGGGGGAATTTTTTTAATCAAGAGCTTTATGGACAACCTGTTTCTTGGGGTATAGCTATAGCTAGAGTAAACAGAGTGATTGGTTATGAATATTTTAATTATTTTCATCCAGCTTTTTTGTACGAATTTATTTTAAATCTTTGTTTATTTTTTGTCCTACGTTATTTTCTTTGGAAAAAAAGATTTAAAAAAGGTACTGTTACGCTCCTTTATTTTGCTGGTTATTTTGTGATTAGATTTTTTATGGAGTTTGTCCGTATTGATGAAACACCGGTTGTTTTTGGAATGCGTCTCCCGCAGATGATTAGTTTGTGGGGTTTTATTTTTGTATTATTTTTTGTTTATTATATACATATTGATAAAAGAAATAGGGTATGA
- a CDS encoding DUF378 domain-containing protein, producing the protein MKALHMLAFLLLVVGGLNWLLVGILGWDVGQLFGGQEAMVSRIIYVLVGLAALWEIFTHKANCKMCEQKVQKEMPANGNPNM; encoded by the coding sequence ATGAAAGCATTGCATATGCTAGCTTTTCTCCTACTAGTAGTCGGCGGACTAAATTGGCTTCTAGTGGGTATATTAGGCTGGGATGTAGGACAACTCTTTGGTGGACAAGAGGCCATGGTATCTAGAATTATCTATGTACTAGTTGGTCTGGCAGCTTTATGGGAAATTTTTACACACAAAGCAAATTGTAAAATGTGTGAACAAAAAGTCCAAAAAGAAATGCCTGCAAACGGAAATCCAAACATGTAA
- a CDS encoding Gmad2 immunoglobulin-like domain-containing protein, whose protein sequence is MKKFTIILLFALGFVVISALIYNFLPSKLEPIQIPGNINGNQNIALKEGFSAKNTSYIIDGQKITLINGQASEGKIKIFDEEAGPDLDFDAKDDTVVILTQDNDGSSTFYYAAVALNTEQGYIGTNGILLGDRIVPQNISFKENLIIVNYADRLPEDPMTTPPTVGTSKYLAVENNSLIEIPYQNENIILKTPTLGSVISSPLTISGLARGAWYFEASFPLILVDWDGKIIAESYATAKDDWMTEDFVEFEGQITFDQPEYGSRGALILKKDNPSGLPEYDEALEIPIFFK, encoded by the coding sequence ATGAAAAAATTTACTATTATTCTACTTTTTGCTCTTGGTTTTGTCGTCATAAGCGCGCTTATATACAACTTTCTGCCTAGCAAACTAGAGCCTATCCAAATCCCGGGAAATATAAATGGTAACCAGAATATTGCATTAAAAGAGGGCTTTTCTGCCAAAAATACATCTTATATCATAGACGGGCAAAAAATTACCCTAATAAATGGCCAAGCGAGTGAGGGAAAGATTAAAATTTTTGATGAGGAGGCTGGTCCTGATCTTGATTTTGACGCCAAAGATGACACAGTAGTAATATTAACCCAAGACAATGATGGTAGCAGCACATTTTATTATGCAGCCGTAGCTTTAAATACTGAACAAGGATATATTGGTACAAACGGCATATTATTGGGTGATCGTATTGTTCCGCAAAATATAAGCTTCAAAGAAAATCTTATTATAGTAAATTATGCTGATAGACTCCCCGAAGACCCTATGACTACGCCGCCTACAGTCGGTACTTCCAAATACCTAGCTGTAGAAAATAACTCTTTGATAGAAATACCATACCAAAATGAAAATATAATATTAAAAACTCCAACCTTAGGTTCAGTAATCTCATCCCCTTTGACTATCAGTGGATTAGCCAGAGGAGCTTGGTATTTTGAAGCCAGCTTCCCTCTCATCCTAGTAGACTGGGACGGCAAAATCATCGCCGAGAGCTACGCTACTGCCAAAGACGACTGGATGACCGAGGATTTTGTCGAATTTGAGGGGCAGATTACTTTTGATCAGCCCGAATACGGTAGTCGAGGTGCTTTAATCTTAAAAAAAGACAACCCGTCGGGTCTACCTGAGTATGATGAAGCTTTGGAAATTCCAATATTTTTCAAATAG
- a CDS encoding MATE family efflux transporter has translation MNINRDLVTEPIPKLIRNIAMPASIGFFFNTMYNVVDTYYAGFVSTEALAALSLSFPVFFIIIAMGSGISTGATALIAHASGEDDSQSAKYYAIQAISFSVMVAVALSFLGLFLAPWLFGILGASGQYLDLAVSYINIIFYGAIFFLLNFILNGILNSQGDTKTFRNILIVGFVLNLLFDPWFMFGGFGLPAMGLRGVAVATVFIQFISVVYMFWRVSKTGVFCKDCLKMIRPQKKYIFEISKQGFPASLNMMTVALGIFIITYFISKYGSEAVAAYGIATRIDQIALLPAIGVNVAALSLIGQNNGAKQYDRCREVIKKTTKYGAVVGLIGGFLVFILARVLMSVFTKEASIIEHGVTYLHISIFAYVAYTFLFISTSLLQGLKKPFYAIWIGIYRQLLSPPIVFYFLSTALGLGIVGIWWGIFAITWSAAIISFFYLRHMSDKILK, from the coding sequence ATGAATATAAATAGAGATTTGGTCACTGAACCTATACCAAAGCTTATACGCAACATTGCTATGCCAGCTAGTATAGGTTTTTTCTTCAATACTATGTATAACGTAGTAGATACTTATTATGCTGGCTTTGTGTCTACCGAAGCTTTGGCCGCTTTATCTTTATCTTTCCCTGTGTTTTTTATTATTATTGCTATGGGTTCGGGTATTTCTACCGGAGCAACCGCTCTAATTGCTCATGCTTCGGGAGAGGACGATTCTCAAAGCGCCAAATATTATGCTATTCAGGCGATTAGTTTTTCAGTGATGGTGGCTGTGGCTTTAAGTTTCTTGGGATTATTTTTAGCACCATGGCTGTTTGGTATTTTAGGGGCTAGTGGTCAATATTTGGATTTAGCAGTTTCTTATATAAATATTATATTTTATGGAGCAATATTTTTTCTCCTCAATTTTATATTAAATGGTATATTGAACTCACAAGGCGACACCAAGACTTTTAGAAACATTTTGATTGTTGGTTTTGTACTAAATCTTTTGTTTGATCCTTGGTTTATGTTTGGCGGTTTTGGTCTGCCAGCTATGGGTCTTAGGGGAGTAGCTGTGGCTACGGTTTTTATTCAGTTTATTAGTGTTGTTTATATGTTTTGGAGAGTTTCCAAGACGGGAGTTTTTTGTAAAGACTGCCTAAAGATGATAAGACCCCAAAAAAAATATATTTTTGAAATATCAAAGCAAGGCTTTCCAGCTAGCTTAAATATGATGACTGTGGCCTTAGGTATTTTTATTATTACTTATTTTATCAGTAAGTACGGCTCAGAGGCTGTAGCTGCCTATGGTATTGCCACTCGTATAGATCAGATTGCACTTTTGCCGGCCATTGGTGTCAATGTGGCGGCCTTGTCTTTGATTGGTCAAAATAATGGTGCCAAGCAATATGATCGTTGTCGAGAAGTAATCAAAAAAACCACCAAGTATGGGGCAGTGGTTGGCCTGATTGGTGGGTTTTTGGTTTTTATATTGGCTAGAGTTTTAATGAGTGTCTTTACCAAAGAGGCTAGTATTATAGAACACGGTGTCACTTATTTACATATTTCAATATTTGCTTATGTAGCTTACACTTTCTTATTTATTTCTACTTCACTTTTGCAGGGACTAAAAAAACCTTTTTATGCTATTTGGATAGGTATATATAGGCAGTTGCTAAGTCCGCCGATTGTTTTTTATTTTTTATCAACAGCTTTAGGCTTGGGCATAGTTGGTATTTGGTGGGGTATATTTGCTATTACCTGGAGCGCGGCTATTATTTCATTTTTCTACCTCAGACATATGTCTGATAAAATACTAAAATAA
- a CDS encoding EamA family transporter produces MKNLKKFGPYFIFFAALLWGLDGVLRRSLFDLPPIIVVFYEHIIGLAILSFWLLPKIKTISFTKKEWGALFLVSLLSGVLGTLWFTTALTKTNFISFSVVFLLQKLQPIFAMFFAVVFLKEKITTRYIAWALAALVAAYFVTFPSGNINLQTGQGTAIAALFALGAAFAWGSSTAFSRFLLLRHSNTLITGLRFLLTSILSLVFVFILGSTSSLGAPTDSQFLRFVVIALSTGMLALWIYYKGLKNTQVKVSTILELTFPLVAVLIDIILYKNFLQASQYLAAVILLLAMYMVARQNTSFDKLYKSRIVSGAGRGHRIGFPTINMNIPKGFEHSYGIYCGYLMIENKQYKAAFHYGAIPTFKEKKPSLEAYVLDGHIDNISSEISFRFIAKLRDVEKFYNKDKLVANIEEDVRKAKNILK; encoded by the coding sequence ATGAAAAATTTAAAAAAATTCGGTCCCTATTTTATATTTTTTGCCGCCCTGTTGTGGGGTCTAGACGGTGTGTTGCGCCGTTCTTTGTTTGACTTACCACCAATTATAGTAGTATTTTATGAACATATAATTGGTTTGGCCATTTTATCTTTTTGGCTTTTACCTAAAATCAAAACTATTAGCTTTACCAAAAAAGAATGGGGAGCTTTATTTTTAGTATCTCTATTGTCAGGAGTATTAGGCACTTTGTGGTTTACTACAGCATTGACTAAGACAAATTTTATTTCTTTTTCGGTAGTATTTTTATTGCAGAAATTACAACCTATTTTTGCTATGTTTTTTGCGGTGGTATTTTTAAAAGAGAAAATAACTACCAGATACATTGCCTGGGCTTTGGCGGCTTTGGTAGCTGCATATTTTGTGACTTTTCCTAGTGGTAATATAAATTTACAAACTGGCCAGGGCACAGCTATAGCGGCCTTGTTTGCTTTGGGAGCAGCTTTTGCCTGGGGCTCATCTACTGCTTTTTCCAGATTTCTATTGTTGCGTCATTCCAATACTTTGATAACGGGCTTGAGATTTTTACTGACTTCTATTTTGTCTTTGGTATTTGTTTTTATATTGGGTAGCACTTCTTCTCTGGGAGCACCGACCGACAGTCAATTTTTGAGGTTTGTAGTGATTGCCCTATCAACCGGTATGTTGGCTCTATGGATTTATTATAAAGGCCTCAAAAATACCCAAGTAAAAGTATCTACAATTTTAGAACTGACTTTTCCTTTGGTAGCAGTTTTGATAGATATAATATTGTACAAAAATTTTCTTCAAGCCAGCCAATATTTAGCGGCTGTTATTTTACTCTTGGCTATGTATATGGTAGCTAGACAAAACACATCTTTTGATAAGTTGTATAAATCTCGGATTGTCAGCGGTGCGGGCAGGGGGCATAGGATAGGATTTCCAACTATCAATATGAATATACCTAAAGGGTTTGAACACTCTTATGGTATTTATTGTGGCTATTTGATGATAGAGAACAAACAATACAAAGCAGCTTTTCATTATGGAGCTATACCTACATTTAAAGAAAAAAAACCTTCGCTTGAGGCTTATGTTTTAGACGGGCATATTGATAATATATCGTCTGAGATTTCTTTTCGTTTTATTGCCAAGTTGCGTGATGTAGAAAAATTTTATAATAAAGATAAGTTGGTGGCCAATATAGAGGAAGATGTAAGAAAAGCAAAAAATATTTTAAAATAA
- a CDS encoding histidine phosphatase family protein encodes MENPFKTTFESGKENVDKKYGLNVRAVLEFGRHEEPGKTPEGMSADYLTETGKQNAANRGRGIDEANVAAYASPKQRAQETVDLQMQSADIFSEGAVNVVNKKLSNLPEGLTKDSSQKEGNEFKVKLAQELDTVEEFKKIMPLAKEWAQQQIGDGSKRSAYDLIIQYYLDNSELCQKEGVDTPHEVATQIAYRVAREVGMTEKFLNNTEIRLVNITHGPKLEPFLLAIVDDFKTLEDMGDAIKPGESFEIEVATDDNGKREVRLKLRGKSYEINEKKLELLAHEYRDKILKERKE; translated from the coding sequence ATGGAAAATCCTTTTAAAACAACTTTTGAATCTGGTAAGGAAAATGTCGATAAAAAATATGGCCTTAATGTTCGTGCAGTATTAGAATTTGGACGTCATGAAGAGCCCGGAAAAACTCCAGAGGGTATGAGTGCAGATTATCTGACAGAGACAGGTAAACAAAACGCCGCTAATAGAGGTAGAGGTATTGATGAAGCCAATGTCGCTGCTTATGCTTCACCAAAACAAAGAGCTCAGGAGACAGTTGATTTGCAAATGCAATCAGCTGATATATTTTCTGAAGGGGCTGTAAATGTAGTAAACAAAAAATTATCCAATTTGCCAGAAGGATTGACTAAAGACAGTTCTCAAAAAGAAGGCAATGAGTTTAAGGTCAAATTGGCTCAAGAATTGGATACAGTAGAAGAATTTAAAAAAATCATGCCTTTGGCCAAGGAGTGGGCTCAACAACAAATAGGCGATGGTTCAAAAAGGTCAGCTTATGATTTGATAATTCAATATTATCTGGACAATAGTGAGTTGTGTCAAAAAGAGGGAGTAGACACTCCTCATGAAGTAGCTACTCAGATCGCTTATCGGGTAGCCAGAGAAGTAGGTATGACAGAAAAATTTTTAAATAATACGGAAATAAGATTGGTAAATATTACTCACGGACCAAAATTGGAACCATTTTTGTTGGCCATAGTTGATGATTTTAAGACATTGGAAGATATGGGAGATGCCATCAAACCAGGAGAAAGTTTTGAAATAGAGGTTGCAACAGATGACAATGGCAAAAGAGAAGTCAGACTCAAACTGCGTGGTAAAAGCTATGAGATCAATGAAAAAAAGCTAGAGCTACTGGCGCATGAGTATAGAGATAAAATTTTGAAAGAAAGAAAAGAATAA